A window from Deltaproteobacteria bacterium encodes these proteins:
- a CDS encoding ATP-binding protein, translating to MNLTSIKILNPWWDDPSAIETDEHIVQIKGKPYYFDNPIKRNLLFEQGRGYILRGGRQVGKTTLLKEKIKEAIQTARLDAKKCLFLSCESFGNFEKLQDAITNWIEPKKNHQTVVCLDEITFVEDWQRCVLWLYNAGLLKNASLFISGSNARDLKKMAERFSGRNVKEINIYPLNIDDYSGLECFKNLPKEELLKIYMKVGGFPHGIRDFCEFGQVLDDTYETYSNWIFGDAHRFKLSREVLVHILFRIFDTLGTQVTWQRVIEKTPIKSHETASDYVEHLELAFLCRVLNCYDPDKEMSSPRKAKKIYFIDPLLCVIAGCYLRGLRNCYQWWVNYLEKREKLGNIFESIVINYLAGKNDPMYYWYSSNLKRETDVLLKKGNEIFLFDIKLEPQKLRPVMGKNVNVISLRNFPGFITPPWQC from the coding sequence ATGAATCTAACTTCGATCAAAATCTTGAATCCATGGTGGGATGATCCTTCTGCAATTGAAACAGATGAACACATTGTGCAGATAAAGGGCAAACCTTATTATTTTGATAACCCGATCAAAAGAAATCTTTTATTCGAACAAGGACGTGGCTACATCCTTCGCGGAGGAAGACAAGTTGGAAAAACAACCCTCCTAAAAGAAAAAATAAAAGAGGCTATCCAGACTGCTAGACTGGATGCCAAAAAATGTCTTTTTCTTTCCTGCGAGTCCTTCGGCAATTTCGAAAAGTTGCAGGATGCGATTACCAATTGGATCGAACCAAAAAAAAACCATCAAACGGTTGTTTGTCTTGACGAAATAACGTTCGTGGAAGACTGGCAAAGATGTGTACTCTGGCTTTACAATGCCGGCCTTTTAAAAAATGCCTCTCTTTTTATTTCGGGTTCCAATGCGCGCGATCTAAAAAAGATGGCGGAGCGATTTTCGGGAAGAAACGTCAAGGAGATAAATATATACCCGTTAAATATCGATGATTATTCAGGGCTTGAATGTTTCAAAAATCTGCCAAAAGAGGAATTGCTGAAGATATATATGAAAGTGGGAGGATTTCCGCATGGCATTCGTGATTTCTGTGAATTCGGACAGGTTCTTGATGACACATACGAAACATATTCCAATTGGATATTCGGAGATGCCCACCGATTCAAACTGTCACGGGAAGTTTTGGTTCATATTCTTTTTCGGATTTTTGATACGCTGGGCACACAAGTTACATGGCAAAGGGTTATCGAAAAAACCCCCATTAAAAGCCACGAGACGGCTTCAGATTATGTCGAGCATCTTGAACTTGCCTTCTTGTGCAGAGTGTTAAATTGTTACGATCCCGACAAAGAAATGTCGTCGCCTCGAAAAGCCAAAAAAATATATTTTATTGATCCGCTGTTATGCGTGATTGCGGGATGTTATTTGAGAGGCCTGCGAAACTGTTATCAATGGTGGGTAAATTATCTGGAAAAAAGAGAAAAACTTGGCAATATCTTTGAATCCATCGTCATCAATTATTTGGCAGGGAAGAATGATCCGATGTATTACTGGTATTCTTCCAATTTGAAACGCGAAACCGATGTCTTATTGAAAAAGGGAAATGAAATTTTTCTTTTCGATATCAAGCTGGAACCCCAAAAGTTGCGTCCTGTCATGGGCAAAAATGTTAACGTCATCTCTTTAAGAAATTTTCCCGGTTTTATTACACCACCTTGGCAATGCTAA